In Thermodesulfobacteriota bacterium, the following proteins share a genomic window:
- a CDS encoding uracil-DNA glycosylase, producing MVSPSLTAILMAVRQHLVARQALGIEALPAAPALRRFLTAGSRSDLDSLARATADCQRCPLAASRRQVVFGSGSRRPALVIVGAWPDTAEDESGQPFPGEAGELLDRMLQAIGLTRAEIFCTLAVKCRPPDREPTAAETGRCLEILRLQLGHLAPRLVMSMGAFPARVLLASDQSFFALRGRLHAYAGHRLLPTFHPAFLLRQPDMKRTAWQDLQLARDLCRQTDARA from the coding sequence GTGGTATCCCCGTCCTTGACCGCCATCCTCATGGCTGTGCGCCAGCATCTGGTGGCCCGTCAGGCCCTGGGCATCGAGGCCCTGCCAGCGGCACCGGCCCTGCGCCGCTTCCTGACCGCGGGCAGCCGCAGCGATCTGGACAGCCTGGCCAGGGCCACGGCGGACTGCCAGCGCTGTCCGCTGGCGGCCAGTCGCCGTCAGGTGGTGTTCGGCAGTGGCAGCCGCCGGCCGGCCCTGGTCATCGTCGGCGCCTGGCCGGATACCGCCGAGGACGAGAGCGGGCAGCCCTTCCCGGGGGAGGCGGGCGAGCTTCTGGACCGGATGCTCCAGGCCATCGGCCTGACCCGCGCCGAGATCTTCTGCACCCTGGCCGTGAAGTGCCGGCCCCCGGACCGGGAGCCCACCGCTGCCGAGACCGGCCGCTGCCTGGAGATCCTCCGGCTGCAGCTCGGCCATCTGGCGCCGCGCCTGGTGATGAGCATGGGCGCCTTTCCGGCCCGGGTGCTCCTGGCCAGCGACCAGTCCTTCTTCGCCCTGCGGGGGCGACTCCATGCGTATGCCGGCCACCGGTTGCTGCCCACCTTCCACCCCGCCTTCCTCCTCCGCCAGCCGGACATGAAGCGCACCGCCTGGCAGGATCTGCAGT
- a CDS encoding two-CW domain-containing protein has product MGKRNCWQEMGCGREPGGARVRELGVCPAAVESRLSGVNDGLNGGRCCWAITGTLCGGEVQGTFAHKVGGCLLCPFYIRVRDEEGEAYVTTKEIIRRLKA; this is encoded by the coding sequence ATGGGCAAGCGGAACTGCTGGCAGGAGATGGGCTGTGGCCGGGAGCCGGGAGGAGCCCGGGTCCGGGAGCTGGGGGTTTGCCCGGCAGCGGTGGAAAGCCGCCTTTCCGGGGTGAACGACGGCCTCAACGGGGGCCGCTGCTGCTGGGCCATCACAGGCACCCTGTGCGGTGGTGAGGTCCAGGGCACCTTTGCCCACAAGGTGGGCGGCTGTCTTCTGTGTCCTTTTTACATCCGGGTGCGGGACGAAGAGGGTGAGGCCTATGTCACGACCAAGGAGATCATCCGGCGCCTCAAGGCTTGA
- a CDS encoding two-CW domain-containing protein, with protein sequence MAKLNCWEFKKCGREKGGAKTGELGVCPASIEARVHGVNGGRNGGRGCWALAGTLCGGKIQGTFATKLGNCMSCDFYKVVKQEEGAACMATKDIVAKLR encoded by the coding sequence ATGGCCAAGCTCAATTGCTGGGAGTTCAAGAAGTGCGGTCGCGAAAAGGGCGGTGCCAAGACCGGGGAGCTGGGGGTATGCCCGGCCTCCATTGAGGCCCGGGTGCATGGGGTCAACGGTGGTCGCAATGGTGGCCGCGGCTGTTGGGCCCTGGCCGGCACCCTCTGCGGTGGCAAGATCCAGGGCACCTTTGCCACCAAGCTGGGCAACTGCATGAGCTGCGATTTCTACAAGGTGGTGAAGCAGGAAGAGGGTGCCGCCTGCATGGCCACCAAGGATATCGTGGCCAAGCTGCGCTGA